A single genomic interval of Streptomyces graminofaciens harbors:
- a CDS encoding ABC transporter permease — MTEAAVEPKWRSYGTRRRSTRTVRVRTSVTLVAVTVLAVLLVPPLVQLDQQAVDLAAKLQPPSWAHPFGTDDVGRDLLLRCVYGLRVSLFVGVVAALTATVIGTAVGATAGALGGWADRGIMRLVDTFSSVPHLLLGIFIVAMFRPGVWPVVVSVGLTHWLSTARIVRAEVLSLRSRPYIDAAISGGASRWRVTVRHLLPAVLPQAALAAVLMVPHAMWHESALSFLGLGLPAHMASLGNLIQNARGSLLAGQWWPTLFPGLFLIVPTLAIAGLAGAWRERINPRRRSELML; from the coding sequence ATGACTGAGGCCGCAGTTGAGCCGAAGTGGCGGTCGTACGGCACCCGCCGCCGCTCCACCCGCACCGTCCGGGTGCGCACCTCCGTCACCCTGGTCGCGGTGACGGTCCTCGCGGTCCTGCTCGTCCCGCCACTGGTCCAACTCGACCAACAGGCGGTCGACTTGGCCGCCAAACTCCAACCACCCTCCTGGGCCCACCCGTTCGGCACCGACGACGTCGGCCGCGACCTGCTGCTGCGCTGCGTCTACGGCCTGCGGGTGTCCCTGTTCGTCGGTGTCGTGGCGGCGCTGACGGCGACGGTGATCGGCACGGCCGTCGGCGCCACGGCCGGAGCACTCGGCGGCTGGGCCGACCGGGGCATCATGCGGCTGGTCGACACCTTCTCCTCCGTCCCGCACCTGCTGCTGGGCATCTTCATCGTCGCCATGTTCCGCCCCGGCGTCTGGCCGGTGGTGGTCTCGGTCGGGCTCACCCACTGGCTGTCCACCGCCCGGATCGTCCGCGCCGAAGTGCTGTCCCTGCGCTCCCGCCCGTACATCGACGCCGCCATCTCGGGAGGCGCGTCGAGGTGGCGGGTGACGGTACGACATCTGCTGCCCGCCGTACTGCCGCAGGCCGCGCTGGCCGCCGTACTGATGGTGCCGCACGCCATGTGGCACGAGTCGGCCCTGTCCTTCCTCGGCCTGGGCCTGCCCGCGCACATGGCCAGCCTCGGCAACCTCATCCAGAACGCCCGCGGTTCGCTGCTCGCCGGGCAGTGGTGGCCGACCCTTTTCCCCGGCCTGTTCCTGATCGTCCCCACCCTCGCCATCGCCGGCCTCGCCGGAGCCTGGCGGGAGCGGATCAACCCACGCCGCCGATCGGAGCTGATGCTGTGA
- a CDS encoding ABC transporter ATP-binding protein yields the protein MPGGRRVAAVTDAHFDVAAGECLALIGESGCGKSVLASALLGLLPANAQTAGEARLGDLDLLAADERTLARTVRGRRIGLIPQSPAAHLTPVRTIRSQLQETVAELTGIRGRAAVRTAAEAAAERAAFPSDHLDRHPHELSGGLAQRAATALALVGDAPLLLADEPTTGLDRDLVDHTVDELRRHVDTADRALLVITHDLAAAERIADRVAVMYAGRIVELTDAATFFGTPGPRHPYSRGLLQALPDRDFTPIPGMPPELGDLPDGCAFTARCHLSTAACAAVPQLTDTVACHHPYVPEDIRA from the coding sequence ATGCCCGGCGGGCGCCGTGTCGCCGCCGTCACCGACGCGCACTTCGACGTGGCGGCGGGGGAGTGCCTGGCCCTGATCGGCGAGAGCGGCTGCGGCAAGTCCGTCCTCGCCTCCGCCCTCCTCGGTCTGCTCCCCGCCAACGCCCAGACCGCCGGTGAGGCCCGCCTCGGAGACCTCGACCTCCTCGCGGCCGACGAACGCACCCTGGCCCGCACGGTCCGTGGCCGCCGTATCGGCCTCATCCCGCAGAGCCCCGCCGCCCACCTGACCCCCGTCCGCACCATCCGCTCCCAACTACAGGAAACAGTCGCAGAGTTGACCGGGATACGGGGCCGCGCGGCCGTCCGTACCGCCGCCGAGGCGGCAGCCGAACGGGCGGCGTTCCCGTCCGACCACCTCGACCGCCACCCGCACGAACTCTCCGGCGGCCTCGCCCAACGCGCCGCCACAGCCCTCGCCCTCGTCGGCGACGCGCCCCTGCTCCTCGCCGACGAACCGACCACCGGACTCGACCGCGACCTCGTGGACCACACCGTCGACGAACTGCGCCGCCACGTGGACACCGCAGACCGAGCCCTCCTGGTGATCACCCACGACCTGGCGGCAGCCGAGCGCATCGCCGACCGCGTGGCGGTCATGTACGCGGGCCGCATCGTCGAACTCACCGACGCGGCCACCTTCTTCGGCACCCCTGGCCCCCGCCACCCCTACAGCCGCGGCCTCCTGCAAGCCCTGCCCGACCGCGACTTCACCCCCATCCCAGGCATGCCCCCCGAACTCGGCGACCTTCCCGACGGCTGCGCCTTCACCGCCCGCTGCCACCTGTCCACCGCGGCCTGTGCCGCCGTACCGCAACTGACGGACACGGTCGCCTGCCACCACCCGTACGTGCCGGAGGACATCCGTGCTTGA
- a CDS encoding ABC transporter ATP-binding protein, with the protein MLELRAITAGYDRHAPVVRDVSLTIEPGEAVGLLGPSGCGKSTLARVAALLHRPDTGTLFLDGEPVHHWRHRAPRAQRTTIGVVFQQPRLSADPRLPLTDLITEPLRANGRRDEAPDRVAELAPTVGLTPDLLTRRPHEVSDGQLQRACLARALVLRPRWLICDEMTAMLDASTSAALVTAVEDYRAATGAGLLAVGHDHVLLGRWCGRTVHWDALKRSG; encoded by the coding sequence GTGCTTGAACTGCGCGCCATCACCGCCGGATACGACCGACACGCCCCCGTCGTCCGGGACGTCTCCCTCACCATCGAGCCCGGCGAGGCCGTCGGACTCCTCGGCCCCAGCGGCTGCGGCAAATCCACCCTCGCCCGCGTCGCGGCCCTCCTCCACCGCCCCGACACCGGCACCCTGTTCCTGGACGGCGAGCCGGTACACCACTGGCGCCACCGAGCCCCACGTGCCCAACGCACCACGATCGGCGTCGTCTTCCAACAGCCCAGACTCTCCGCCGACCCCCGACTGCCACTCACCGACCTCATCACCGAGCCACTGCGCGCGAACGGCCGCCGGGACGAAGCGCCCGACCGGGTCGCCGAACTCGCCCCCACCGTGGGCCTGACCCCCGACCTGCTGACCCGACGCCCCCACGAGGTCAGCGACGGCCAGCTCCAACGCGCCTGCCTCGCCCGCGCCCTCGTCCTACGCCCCCGCTGGCTGATCTGCGACGAGATGACCGCCATGCTCGACGCCTCCACGAGCGCCGCGCTCGTCACGGCCGTCGAGGACTACCGCGCCGCGACCGGCGCCGGCCTGCTCGCCGTCGGCCACGACCACGTACTCCTCGGCCGCTGGTGCGGACGGACGGTCCACTGGGACGCCCTGAAGCGGTCTGGTTGA
- a CDS encoding NUDIX hydrolase produces MSVREDQIIRELSHYIHEHPDEKMALMPVYDAARDHAQRGTCAHSRRCPLVTTGAVVVDERNRVLSLRHEGAFALAEAEPDAQDDSLSGAALRLLAEAVGIRDVWTEPDSAGPFLIDVTRAGQHRYGPRLRIGFRYLFRAHSGAIAPLVIEAGAAAWTPLGEIGIPSVRDRLHGHLVGVP; encoded by the coding sequence GTGAGTGTCCGGGAGGACCAGATCATCCGGGAGCTGTCCCACTACATCCATGAGCACCCTGACGAGAAGATGGCGCTGATGCCGGTGTACGACGCCGCCCGCGACCACGCACAGCGCGGGACCTGCGCCCACAGCCGGCGCTGCCCCCTCGTGACAACGGGCGCGGTCGTCGTCGATGAACGCAATCGCGTCCTGTCCCTACGGCACGAAGGAGCCTTCGCCCTTGCCGAAGCGGAGCCGGATGCGCAGGACGACTCGCTCAGCGGGGCCGCCCTGCGCCTGTTGGCCGAGGCAGTCGGCATTCGGGATGTGTGGACGGAACCCGACAGTGCAGGCCCCTTCCTGATCGACGTGACCAGGGCCGGGCAACACAGGTATGGCCCCCGCCTCCGGATCGGCTTCCGATACCTCTTCCGGGCCCACTCCGGCGCCATCGCTCCGCTGGTGATCGAAGCCGGCGCGGCGGCCTGGACGCCCCTTGGGGAGATCGGTATCCCGTCAGTCCGCGACCGCCTTCACGGCCACCTCGTCGGTGTTCCGTGA
- a CDS encoding helix-turn-helix domain-containing protein — translation MTSPSSSVQEARRALGKRLSEIRLEAGLTKRALATSLGWHESKCSRFESGTRPPSERDLRAWAAACGAQSAAEDLISTARGIEGMYVEWRRMERTGLKQAQESVLPLWERTQRFRIYSPWLIPGPVQTGSYITALLTSIRDRRGLIDDVPAAVRVRVEKQQIVYGNHTFAILLEEGALRKRIGSTEVMAGQLGYLLSVMALPSVSLGIIPEDADRSSLWPVEGFFLYDDHTVHVELVSAHLAVTQKHELAMYAQTFTDLAELAVYGPAARELITAAIESLG, via the coding sequence ATGACATCGCCATCTTCGAGCGTTCAGGAAGCCCGCAGGGCCCTGGGGAAACGCCTGAGCGAAATCCGGCTCGAAGCCGGGCTCACCAAGCGAGCCTTGGCCACCAGCCTCGGCTGGCACGAGTCGAAGTGTTCGCGCTTCGAGAGCGGCACCCGGCCACCCTCGGAGCGCGACCTGCGTGCGTGGGCCGCCGCTTGCGGCGCACAGAGCGCGGCCGAGGATCTCATCTCGACGGCCCGAGGCATCGAGGGCATGTACGTCGAGTGGCGCCGGATGGAGCGCACCGGCCTGAAGCAGGCCCAGGAGTCCGTCCTCCCGCTGTGGGAACGCACTCAGCGCTTCCGCATCTACTCACCGTGGCTGATTCCCGGCCCGGTGCAGACAGGCTCGTACATCACCGCGCTGCTCACCTCCATTCGCGACCGTCGCGGCCTCATCGATGACGTGCCGGCGGCCGTCAGGGTGCGTGTGGAGAAGCAGCAGATCGTGTACGGCAACCACACGTTCGCGATCCTCCTGGAAGAAGGAGCGCTCCGAAAGCGCATAGGCAGCACTGAGGTGATGGCCGGTCAACTCGGCTACCTGCTCAGCGTCATGGCGCTTCCCTCGGTGAGCCTCGGCATCATCCCTGAAGACGCCGACCGCTCCAGCCTCTGGCCTGTCGAGGGCTTCTTCCTGTACGACGACCACACGGTCCACGTCGAACTCGTCTCGGCCCACCTCGCCGTGACGCAGAAGCACGAACTTGCCATGTATGCCCAGACGTTCACGGATCTCGCCGAACTTGCCGTCTACGGCCCGGCAGCACGCGAACTCATCACGGCAGCCATCGAATCCCTGGGGTGA
- a CDS encoding DUF6879 family protein, giving the protein MRTPTFEELFRDCQRTAVHLEMRDAYMKSDPAFIDWKAGATLDPAERWSDWLSLVTQATSRGVEVRRARVVSTPVSEYIRFEYDVTDGLNIAAGEDVRWLSRRNATGLALPGNDFWLFDSSLVLVNHFDGEGENMEMELTDDPEAAKLCESAFEAVWTRATPHAEFQPA; this is encoded by the coding sequence ATGAGGACCCCCACGTTTGAGGAACTGTTCCGCGACTGCCAGCGGACGGCCGTCCATCTGGAGATGCGCGACGCCTACATGAAGTCGGACCCGGCCTTCATCGACTGGAAGGCCGGCGCGACGCTCGACCCGGCCGAGCGCTGGTCCGACTGGCTCAGCCTCGTCACGCAGGCGACCTCGCGAGGCGTCGAGGTCCGCCGGGCCCGGGTCGTCTCGACGCCCGTCAGCGAGTACATCCGCTTCGAGTACGACGTGACCGACGGGCTCAACATCGCCGCCGGCGAAGACGTGCGCTGGCTCTCCCGCCGCAACGCAACGGGCCTCGCGCTTCCGGGCAACGACTTCTGGCTCTTCGACTCCAGCCTCGTCCTCGTCAACCACTTCGACGGCGAAGGCGAGAACATGGAGATGGAACTCACCGATGATCCTGAGGCCGCGAAGCTCTGCGAGTCGGCCTTCGAAGCCGTGTGGACGCGGGCAACACCCCACGCAGAGTTCCAGCCGGCCTGA
- a CDS encoding helix-turn-helix domain-containing protein: MLSQGVPPAWSGVDIAVPEPSDRLPGISMAGFRHRVPAPVDIAMVAHPSVTLLIDLSDDDGLAYDTQGRHGRGSVVIGLAPGELRASGLVGECLQIRLQPGAAAAVLGSSAGVSGSVESLADVWGRGAGRLEERLRTAGSWDERFAMAADAVRRRIGDGPRVDPEVAHIWRRTVAGRGRMRIDGLADEVGWSRKRLWARFRAQLGVTPKRAAQLVRFDHAAHLLAAGVPPAGVAAESSYVDQSHLHREVKAFTGLTPTAVAAAPWLAIDDVAWPNSWRAGRPVSGGARGSGRR; the protein is encoded by the coding sequence GTGTTGTCGCAGGGCGTGCCTCCCGCGTGGTCGGGCGTTGACATCGCAGTACCGGAGCCCTCGGACCGGCTGCCGGGCATCAGCATGGCCGGATTCCGCCACCGTGTCCCCGCCCCCGTCGACATCGCGATGGTCGCGCATCCGTCCGTCACCTTGCTGATCGATCTGAGCGACGATGACGGCCTGGCTTACGACACGCAGGGGCGGCACGGACGCGGCAGTGTCGTGATCGGCCTGGCCCCCGGGGAGCTGCGGGCGTCCGGCCTGGTGGGCGAGTGCCTGCAGATCCGGCTGCAGCCGGGTGCGGCGGCCGCAGTGCTCGGCTCGTCGGCCGGGGTCAGCGGGAGCGTGGAGTCCTTGGCGGACGTCTGGGGCCGCGGCGCCGGGCGCTTGGAGGAGCGGCTGCGTACAGCCGGATCGTGGGACGAGCGGTTCGCGATGGCGGCGGACGCCGTCCGCCGGCGGATCGGGGACGGCCCGCGGGTCGATCCGGAGGTCGCCCACATCTGGAGGCGGACGGTCGCCGGCAGGGGCCGGATGCGTATCGACGGCCTGGCGGACGAGGTCGGCTGGAGCCGCAAGCGCCTGTGGGCGCGTTTCCGGGCGCAGCTCGGCGTCACCCCCAAGCGGGCCGCCCAGCTGGTGCGGTTCGACCATGCGGCCCATCTGCTCGCGGCGGGTGTCCCTCCCGCCGGTGTCGCGGCCGAGAGCAGTTACGTCGACCAGTCCCATCTGCACCGCGAAGTGAAGGCGTTTACGGGGCTCACGCCGACTGCCGTCGCCGCCGCGCCGTGGCTGGCGATCGACGACGTCGCGTGGCCGAACTCCTGGCGGGCAGGGAGGCCCGTGTCAGGTGGCGCACGCGGTTCCGGCCGGCGCTGA
- a CDS encoding alpha/beta fold hydrolase produces the protein MNAHDAQHAQPMHVDRDGPRDAPPLLLIHGSGASGASWGPVVPALAARHHVVRIDLPGCGQSPRARSYNVPAQAGRVAALLDELGLRAVTVAGHSSGGYVATALAEQRPDLVSSLAMISTGPHLDALLPQPAILRVLLAPPFGPLLWWRRSDAMIRKGIGATLAGPAPIPPGMVADVRSTTYRAFRKVLRENTAYLAEQSVPERLAALGLPVLVVFGAADPRWDPTSARQYDVVPDVRVEMLPGVGHMPMLEAPEPVGRLLLDFATLSAGTPPAGPA, from the coding sequence ATGAACGCCCACGACGCACAGCACGCGCAGCCGATGCATGTGGACCGTGACGGACCGCGGGACGCGCCGCCACTGCTGCTCATCCACGGGTCTGGAGCCTCGGGCGCCTCCTGGGGGCCGGTGGTCCCGGCCCTCGCCGCCCGTCATCATGTCGTCCGGATAGACCTCCCGGGCTGCGGCCAGTCCCCGCGCGCCAGGTCCTACAACGTTCCGGCGCAGGCGGGCCGCGTGGCGGCGCTGCTCGACGAACTCGGGCTGCGCGCCGTCACCGTGGCCGGCCACTCCAGCGGCGGATACGTCGCCACCGCGCTCGCGGAGCAGCGCCCCGACCTGGTGAGTTCGCTGGCGATGATCAGCACCGGCCCGCACCTCGACGCGCTCCTGCCGCAGCCAGCCATCCTTCGCGTGCTGCTGGCACCGCCCTTCGGGCCGCTGCTGTGGTGGCGGCGTTCGGATGCGATGATCCGCAAAGGCATCGGCGCCACGCTCGCCGGGCCTGCGCCCATTCCGCCCGGCATGGTCGCCGACGTGCGGAGCACCACGTACCGCGCGTTCCGCAAGGTGCTGCGCGAGAACACCGCGTACCTCGCCGAGCAGTCCGTGCCCGAGCGGCTCGCCGCCCTCGGGCTCCCGGTGCTCGTGGTCTTCGGCGCCGCCGATCCCCGGTGGGATCCGACGTCGGCACGCCAGTACGACGTCGTGCCGGACGTGCGGGTCGAGATGCTGCCGGGCGTTGGGCACATGCCCATGCTGGAAGCGCCCGAGCCGGTGGGCCGGCTGCTGCTGGACTTCGCGACCCTGAGCGCCGGAACCCCGCCGGCAGGCCCGGCCTAG
- a CDS encoding DUF317 domain-containing protein — protein sequence MYWVTPRHLAGDDGVLAERIGDTLTGLGWRMWPTSRHSLLYVSPDGLRGAEWILAAHPFELGGLPVAWQLSARPHAASALAEWNAYFTTGVPYEALADILLAIDAREAPDAGFDGPETVINALSAWGWIRDVDRPRTTAMDPGLSSSVSLEMVPPLIEDADPRPDLVGWQAWAEPVLGASYLWCASFSASVPNDLVAVFASSLASPVPVPRRTVPKSGEGRLTVVRRS from the coding sequence GTGTACTGGGTCACCCCGCGTCACCTCGCCGGTGATGACGGCGTTCTCGCCGAGCGGATCGGCGACACCCTGACCGGCCTTGGCTGGCGCATGTGGCCCACCTCGCGCCACAGCCTGCTGTACGTGAGCCCGGATGGGCTGCGTGGCGCCGAGTGGATCCTCGCGGCCCACCCGTTCGAGCTGGGCGGATTGCCCGTTGCCTGGCAGTTGAGCGCCCGCCCGCATGCTGCCTCCGCGCTGGCGGAGTGGAATGCGTACTTCACCACCGGCGTTCCGTACGAGGCGCTCGCCGATATCCTCCTGGCGATCGACGCCCGTGAGGCACCCGACGCGGGCTTCGACGGGCCTGAGACGGTCATCAACGCGCTCAGTGCCTGGGGCTGGATCCGCGATGTGGACCGCCCCCGCACCACCGCCATGGACCCCGGGTTGTCCTCCAGCGTCTCCCTGGAGATGGTGCCGCCGCTCATTGAGGACGCCGACCCGCGCCCTGACCTGGTGGGTTGGCAGGCGTGGGCGGAACCCGTGCTCGGCGCCTCGTATCTGTGGTGTGCCAGCTTCAGCGCCAGCGTTCCGAACGACTTGGTGGCTGTGTTCGCGTCATCGCTTGCCTCACCGGTCCCGGTTCCCCGCCGCACCGTGCCCAAGAGCGGCGAGGGCCGGCTCACCGTCGTCCGCCGCAGCTGA
- a CDS encoding relaxase/mobilization nuclease domain-containing protein: MIPSIHKRGSETIGLIKYLYGPGTDEVHIDPHLVAAFDPLTPDPGRNPKATYEQLEHLLDQPVNALPASKRPEKHVWHLSVRAAPEDPILSDEDWAAIARRMVAATGIAPDGDEQACRWAAVRHADDHIHIIATLVRDDGRRPRRHNEARRAQAECRRIEVDYGLRRVPPGDGTAAKPPTSAERHKAQREGREQAAREELREAVRRAVAGVMSEEELFDRLAASGLLIRKRVAPSGDLLGYKVALPDNRNGEKEPVFYAGSTLSPDLSLPRIRKRFSGGSSPSGQSDNGPSPQSSGPAPTGPAAVRRGAATAAWQALLIIDHGEDSQVAAHIAAAGEVLDALAKTSAAHTREQLRAAAFTFERATRSHIQAERGHDRALRKAARDLIYSGPALGRGEDGATTAMAIDMLFFLVTAAAHWHAKKDHAQQAAAAREAAEHLRIAYQAAANVPLGMLYQRGHRLSQPLRQKQAAHLRAAVPELAEQILAEPGWHALAATLADTESAGHDPATLLMEAAGRRELGSAGSISDVLVWRLRRLADLPADATAMPDLTPAAAKGSGRVASPAPSQDGQPRKTR, from the coding sequence GTGATCCCCAGCATCCACAAGCGCGGCAGCGAGACGATCGGGCTCATCAAGTACCTCTACGGCCCCGGCACCGACGAGGTGCACATCGACCCGCACCTGGTCGCCGCCTTCGACCCGCTCACCCCCGACCCCGGCCGCAATCCGAAGGCCACCTACGAGCAGCTTGAGCATCTGCTCGACCAGCCCGTCAACGCCCTGCCCGCCAGCAAGCGCCCCGAGAAGCACGTGTGGCACCTGTCGGTGCGGGCCGCCCCCGAAGACCCGATCCTGTCCGACGAGGACTGGGCGGCCATCGCCCGCCGCATGGTCGCCGCCACCGGCATCGCCCCCGACGGCGACGAGCAAGCCTGCCGGTGGGCAGCCGTCCGCCACGCCGACGACCACATCCACATCATCGCCACCCTGGTCCGCGACGACGGCCGCCGGCCCCGCCGTCACAACGAGGCTCGCCGGGCCCAGGCTGAATGCCGCCGTATCGAAGTCGACTACGGGCTGCGCCGCGTGCCGCCCGGGGACGGCACCGCCGCCAAGCCCCCCACCAGCGCCGAACGCCACAAGGCCCAGCGCGAGGGCAGGGAGCAGGCGGCACGCGAGGAGCTGCGGGAAGCCGTACGGCGGGCTGTGGCGGGAGTCATGAGTGAGGAGGAGCTTTTCGACCGGCTGGCCGCCTCCGGCCTACTGATCCGCAAGCGCGTCGCACCCTCCGGCGACCTGCTCGGCTACAAGGTCGCCCTCCCGGACAACCGCAACGGCGAGAAGGAGCCCGTGTTCTACGCCGGCTCCACCCTCTCCCCCGACCTGTCCCTGCCCCGCATCCGCAAACGCTTCTCCGGTGGCAGTTCCCCCTCCGGCCAAAGCGACAACGGACCGTCCCCTCAGTCCTCCGGCCCAGCGCCGACCGGTCCGGCCGCCGTGCGACGCGGTGCTGCCACCGCAGCATGGCAAGCTCTGCTGATCATCGACCACGGTGAGGACAGCCAGGTGGCCGCGCACATCGCGGCAGCCGGAGAGGTCCTGGACGCGCTCGCCAAGACCTCAGCCGCCCACACCCGCGAGCAACTACGCGCGGCAGCCTTCACGTTCGAGCGGGCAACCCGCTCCCACATCCAGGCCGAGCGCGGACACGACCGGGCCCTGCGCAAGGCCGCCCGCGACCTGATCTACAGCGGGCCGGCGCTCGGCCGCGGGGAAGACGGCGCGACCACCGCGATGGCGATCGACATGCTGTTCTTCCTCGTCACCGCCGCCGCCCACTGGCATGCGAAGAAGGACCATGCCCAGCAGGCCGCCGCAGCCCGCGAGGCCGCCGAACACCTACGCATCGCCTACCAAGCCGCCGCCAACGTCCCGTTGGGCATGCTGTACCAGCGGGGGCATCGCCTGTCCCAGCCCCTGCGCCAGAAGCAGGCCGCCCATCTGCGGGCGGCCGTGCCGGAGCTGGCCGAGCAGATCCTGGCCGAGCCAGGCTGGCACGCCCTGGCGGCCACCCTCGCCGATACCGAGAGCGCCGGCCACGACCCGGCCACTCTGCTGATGGAGGCTGCCGGACGGCGGGAGTTGGGCAGCGCCGGTTCGATTAGCGACGTGCTGGTGTGGCGGCTGCGCCGCCTGGCCGACCTGCCCGCCGACGCCACCGCGATGCCCGACCTCACCCCCGCTGCGGCCAAGGGCAGCGGGCGCGTAGCCTCGCCCGCCCCGAGCCAAGACGGCCAGCCCCGCAAGACGCGGTGA
- a CDS encoding plasmid mobilization relaxosome protein MobC, with product MNDAEFKRFADAAAHCQMSNAAFLAYAVDKAARDLTRTAAEIATEREVIDELFAARRHLGRIHGLFNQVAKALNSGADAPHLDASAEAVRSAARRMEAAADALLAHRDGGVPA from the coding sequence ATGAACGACGCCGAGTTCAAGCGTTTCGCCGATGCCGCCGCCCACTGCCAGATGTCCAACGCCGCCTTCCTCGCCTACGCCGTCGACAAGGCCGCCCGCGACCTGACCCGCACCGCCGCCGAGATCGCCACCGAACGCGAGGTCATCGACGAGCTGTTCGCCGCCCGCCGCCACCTGGGCCGCATCCACGGCCTGTTCAACCAGGTCGCCAAGGCCCTCAACTCCGGCGCCGACGCACCCCACCTGGACGCCTCGGCCGAGGCCGTCCGCAGCGCCGCCCGCCGTATGGAGGCCGCCGCCGATGCCCTGCTCGCCCACCGCGACGGCGGTGTCCCTGCGTGA
- a CDS encoding zinc finger domain-containing protein, whose product MDPRETAAVLAYIGRLDPRTIRTATGEARDQIAQWHELLSDVPLTTAHGWDVREAIRTHVLDSPYPILPVDVVRKWRAYRRDRLDRHTDPTPSASPDDEAAWRAELLAARHSVATGTAAPSTHRQITSGGPSPDLENRLRALGTCIPPAARAELAQYRPTRAARETAVAEGRPDALSVPCQWCHAAEGEPCRARRVSLDGRARGNAPRATPHPTRVDLAAAELTRQKAA is encoded by the coding sequence CTGGACCCCCGCGAAACCGCCGCTGTCCTCGCCTACATCGGCCGCCTCGACCCCCGCACGATCCGGACCGCCACCGGCGAGGCCCGCGACCAGATCGCCCAGTGGCACGAACTGCTCAGCGACGTGCCCCTGACCACTGCCCACGGCTGGGATGTCCGCGAGGCGATACGGACCCACGTCCTCGACTCCCCGTACCCGATCCTGCCAGTGGACGTCGTCCGCAAATGGCGGGCCTATCGCCGCGACCGCCTGGATCGGCACACCGACCCCACTCCGTCCGCCAGTCCGGACGACGAAGCTGCCTGGCGTGCAGAACTCCTCGCCGCCCGGCACTCGGTCGCCACTGGCACGGCCGCGCCGTCGACCCACCGGCAGATCACCAGCGGCGGCCCGAGTCCCGACCTCGAAAACCGCCTGCGCGCCCTCGGTACGTGCATCCCACCTGCCGCCCGCGCCGAGCTCGCCCAGTACCGGCCGACCCGAGCCGCCCGCGAGACCGCCGTCGCCGAGGGACGCCCCGACGCCCTCAGCGTTCCGTGCCAGTGGTGCCACGCCGCCGAGGGCGAGCCCTGCCGCGCCCGGCGCGTGAGTCTCGACGGCCGCGCCAGGGGCAACGCACCCCGCGCCACGCCCCACCCGACCCGCGTAGACCTTGCCGCTGCGGAACTCACCCGGCAGAAGGCTGCGTGA
- a CDS encoding helix-turn-helix domain-containing protein, whose product MSHDARAWVWDHSRSKGTARMVLTLIADRCLDLRCVAYASVPTLMKRANASRTAVRDAIDKLIASGELVQLDGRKGPRGETYYQLPAAARFLAERATDEDRNPTPQGDRIPTPPGPESDPADPLERGPDTSPRGRISTPGGSGFRPGGGTDSGPQNSREPKVNGKSSSSLLTPATEWQVDDEAHAWLGQQGHLARLGEHGLRAADEKWRAYRATWPPRPAAAWAADWRAWITNERPADHGRRHLRGIPGGGTPTRAPGMTRSEEHMAALLAALDEPNGTE is encoded by the coding sequence ATGAGCCACGACGCCCGCGCATGGGTGTGGGACCACAGCCGAAGCAAGGGCACCGCCCGCATGGTCCTCACCCTGATCGCCGACCGGTGCCTCGACCTCCGCTGCGTCGCGTACGCATCCGTCCCCACCCTCATGAAGCGGGCGAACGCGTCTCGTACCGCGGTACGGGACGCCATCGACAAGCTGATCGCCAGCGGCGAACTGGTGCAGCTCGACGGCCGCAAGGGACCTCGCGGGGAGACGTACTACCAACTCCCGGCCGCCGCCCGGTTCCTCGCCGAACGAGCCACCGACGAGGACCGGAATCCGACCCCGCAGGGGGACCGGATACCGACACCCCCCGGACCGGAATCCGACCCTGCCGACCCGCTCGAAAGGGGGCCGGATACCAGTCCCCGGGGCCGGATTTCGACCCCCGGCGGGAGCGGATTCCGGCCCGGAGGAGGCACGGATTCCGGCCCCCAGAACAGTAGAGAACCAAAGGTGAACGGTAAGAGCAGCAGCTCACTCCTCACCCCAGCCACCGAGTGGCAGGTCGACGACGAAGCCCACGCCTGGTTGGGGCAACAGGGGCATCTGGCCCGGCTCGGTGAGCACGGGCTGCGGGCCGCCGACGAGAAGTGGCGTGCCTACCGGGCCACATGGCCGCCCCGCCCAGCCGCCGCCTGGGCTGCTGACTGGCGCGCCTGGATCACCAACGAACGCCCAGCCGACCATGGCCGCCGACATCTGCGCGGCATACCCGGCGGAGGCACGCCGACCAGGGCCCCCGGCATGACGCGCTCCGAGGAGCACATGGCCGCCTTGCTCGCCGCCCTCGACGAACCGAACGGAACGGAGTAA